The Oxyura jamaicensis isolate SHBP4307 breed ruddy duck chromosome 3, BPBGC_Ojam_1.0, whole genome shotgun sequence genome segment CTCCGGGTTGCTGGTGAGAGTGGTGGGGCTGGGACGGGGACGAAGGTTGGGCCCTGGGGAGGGGNNNNNNNNNNNNNNNNNNNNNNNNNNNNNNNNNNNNNNNNNNNNNNNNNNNNNNNNNNNNNNNNNNNNNNNNNNNNNNNNNNNNNNNNNNNNNNNNNNNNCGGGACGTGGCCCCATCCGAGGCGCCTGCTGAATGAAGATCTCTCCCTGCAGAGCATCACTGCGGGCATCGTTGCCATCCTGGTGTCACACAACCTGTCCAGGGCAGCCCTGGTGAGTGTGGGGCTGCTATACCGAGAACTAAGCCAGACAGGGAAACAGCAGGTTGGGGGCCTCCATGCAGCCTgggccctgccagcagccgCTCCTCTGGACCTTGTCCCCAGTAGTTCCTTCCgcttctgctgctggagccttGCTAGTTTGCAGGGTTGCAGGTGttgcctgctgtgctgcctctgcctccttGGCAGCACTGGGAGGGTGGGCAGCAGTGTGGACACCAGGCATCATCCTGGGGTAGAAAAGTTTCAGCTAAAGCATAAAAGCTGCAGCCAGAGTCAGGCATCTCACTGTGGGCTCACACAGTGTGGGTCTGCATGAGGCGCAGCTGCTGCTGATAGCCTCAGCTATTTGTGGAGATGGGGCAGAATGGGCTTCAGGCTGCAGCAGTCTGTGGGAGCAGGCTTTTGGTTCATGGGCGAGGTGAAGGATGTGAGCAGTACAAAAGCTTTGTCAAAGTGCCTCCATTACCCTGTACAGGGACCACACAGAGGTGTGTGCCTGGACCATGCAGTGGCAGTGTCTAGCCTTGGTGTTTCCCCTGGCTCTGGCTAGCACCACTCTCACATGCTTtccttgctgccagcagcattGGACCTTACTGAGTGTGTCCCTGTTGAACTGCCTGCTGTCCACAGCATGCAGCGTGGGCCTGGCGCTAGCCATTGCCCTCACAGTTCACAGCCGTGGCATGCGCCTTGTCACAGGCTGCAACAGCTCTGCACTGCCAGCTGACGCCCGTGCAGCCATAGCGACCAATGACTGTCCCTTCAACACCACGCGCATCTATGTGAGTATATGGGGCCAGCACCCCGGATACCCATCTgtccgtgtccccccccccccagtttccttttgtttcatatCTCTTTcctgcttcctctttttttttctggcctttttttgtcccgcccccccccccccacacaccccttTGCCTGCACAGGCTCTCCTCTCAGCTGTATGCAAGTACACTGGGTGCAGTGGCTCCACACTCACTGAGCGATCTCTGACCTTCTGCAGGACACAGCCCTGGCGCTCTGGTTCCCCTCcatggtgctggtggctgcagaaGCTGTGCTATCTGGCAGGTGTTGTTTGGTAGCCCTGATCCTACAGGGCATTGGCCCCTGTGGACGCACCTATAGCAAAGACCAGGTATGCCCCCCCATCAGTACAGACAGGTTTCTCTGCTTGTCCCTGCATTTTGAAagtgctgggttttgttttcatgcaaaCAGGCAATAAGTACAGTCTGTGAAATAAATTTGGACTACTTCTACCCAGGACTGGTGATGGACTGCTACCCTTTCATCTTGGGTTGCTGCAGGTGGAACCAGTCCTGCTGATAGCCAAGCCTGTTCTGTCATGGCTGGCCTGAGGACTCTCCTGCCCTAACCCTTCACACATCTTTTGTGGGGCCCTGCAAACCTCTACCTCTCTTTTCTTATAGCTGGTCAAGCCAGGTACACTGAAGGAGGGGCAACGCCTGGTTGGGGTGGCAGAGACTTGTGCCTAGTGGGAGGTGAGTGCAGTGTGGgctgtgcaggggctggggaggtggggggggggtgcggggggagGGCTGTGCTTCAAAAGGGCCTTCTACTCTCATCAGCTTCCTAAGACCTTCCATACCAACCGAAGGTACCAAAAACAAGATGCCCATAGTCATCAGGCAGCCTTTGCCTCGCAAGTGCCATGTTCCCTCAACACCCTCTCCATGCCATAAGCCCCTTCCTGGTGCACTAAAAGCTCCGTCAGTCTCTCACATGCACAACCAGGGGTTGAGGGGTTGGGGGAGAGGAGGTACCATGGCCTGGCAATAGCAAGGGTTGGCCTGgtacagctgcagagcaggcaagGCCAGCTTGCTGAGCCTGTGCTCAGAAGCAGGTCAAGAAGCAGGGGAAAAACCTCTTTGTTGTGAGCCACTGTTGTTTCTCTGagcaaataaagttttaattttcacattggCTGCACTGTTTCCCCAAagtggctgggagctgggtcCACTGATCGAAGGACAGCGCAGCAGGTGTGTTAGCCCATCTTCCTGCCTAGTATGCTCCCCACTCTTGACACAAGGCTTCATTGTGACGGTCACCCATCAGGGTGGTGTCTACATGTTTAGCAATCAGGTTGAGGCCAAGGAAGCATGGCCTGGGAACTGTGTGAGCTCCTGGGTTTTGCATCCCCTGacaaacagaagcacagcagtgctgagacATGTTTATTGGGGACTGAAGTGGAGGGAGATGAACAGGACAAAAAGCTGCAGTTCTTCCTCCCTGTCCCACTCACTGGAAAGAGAAGCCAATGCTCGGGAGTCCCCCACACCACTGGCTGAGGAACTTGAGCACATCTTGGCATGCAGGGCTGTGAGatgtctgcaaaataaaagagatgtCCTTGGTATTGGCAATGTGGCAGTGCAGTCACCCTCTGCCAAGGGCACCCCAGGGAACTGACAGAGCTGCACAGGAATGCCCCAGCACCATTCTAGCCCAGCAGCATGCAGAGCGGGTGGTGCACTAAAATGGCCCTGATTTGGTGTAGCTCCACCCAGCAGGACAATGTTTTATAATCAGCATTAATGACAGCATTGAACACCCTGCAGCTTGTCTCCCTGCCCCATGGAATGCATGGCTCACCTTGACAGCCATCAGGAACTTGTTCCATGTGTCTTTGTTGGCTTCTCGGCCTGGACGCTTGAACTCTATCTTGTTCCTTAGCACAGGATACCCTGGCCACACAGCAATAACGTCGCAAACAAGGTGAGACCCACAGcagtcccctccctccctcccttgtGCATCCCATCCTTCCTTGCTATGGCCACCCGGCTAGGGCAACTCCCAATAGGCATTGTAGAGGAATAATGCTACCTCTGGCAGAGACTAGAACAAGGAAGGAAGTGCCCACAGTGGTGGGATCAAAGGAAGATGAAGGCTGATCTCTCAGCAAGGCAATCCAGTGAATATAAAATGacagcacctccctctccccctcctgaGCTTTGGAGCCAGAGCCCTGTTCCTGGAGGCCCATCCCTGTGCCACTCCTGCAACACAGTCCCCACTGTGAGGTGTGCAAGTGGGAGACAGTCCTTGCCAGTGCAAATAGCTTTTGTAGAAAGCAGCAAAGTGGGGACAGGTGCTACGTGTGCACGTGCAtgcctgccctgggcagcaTGTCCTAGGCATTGCTGTGCAAGGCTGAGCagtcataaaaaataatagttgcGTTTGGAAgagtcatctggtccaacctccctgctcaagcagggtcacctagagctGGTCGCCCAGGATCATATCcaaatggcttttgaatatcCCCAGACCTGGTAATGCCACAACTTCTgagcaatctgttccagtgctcagttaTCCTCACAGTTAAAAAATGGGCCAATCTATCTCATCCAGCTGAACTGTTCCCTATAGCCACACAATCTCTCTCAGACCCACCTGCATGATGGTCCTCACTCCCTACATATGTGTGGAGCATACATACCTGTAAGCACACAGGGCAGGGAGCGCACCCCTGTATTTGCTGCTACCAATGAAGCTTCATATGTGTCACGGTCATCCTGTGGCAGCACCTGTTCCAGACGCTGGTCCATGGACATGGTAAGCACCCAGTCCCTGGCCTCCTCCCGGTTCTCCTCCTGCAGGACAGAGGACTGGGCAACTCCTGATATTGCATACTGTGTCAGTGCCTAGCTGCTGCTCCTCAACACTAGGGAGCACAATGGGGAGAGGAGGACATGAGCATGCATGCAGGATGTGtgtatgcacatacacacacccgTGTGTATGGAGGTTGTTGGTGGGGAATGAGTGCATGTATGTGTGCAGAAGTGTATATTGCAGAGGGAGCATGAGaaagcgtgtgtgtgtgtgtgtgtgtgtgtgtgtgtgtactggtgctgcatgtgtgtttgcggtggggaggatgggggagagagctaactacatttccattttctgtacTGTCACCCTTGCTCCAGTCCCTGTTCAGAGGGGACCTAAGGT includes the following:
- the KRTCAP3 gene encoding keratinocyte-associated protein 3, which produces MAGGRAGWRGPAALAEPRRLMRAGLGLIVLGHGSLVLGAIVHGSVLRHVARASRSVTPEYAVANVVSVVSGLLSITAGIVAILVSHNLSRAALHWTLLSVSLLNCLLSTACSVGLALAIALTVHSRGMRLVTGCNSSALPADARAAIATNDCPFNTTRIYDTALALWFPSMVLVAAEAVLSGRCCLVALILQGIGPCGRTYSKDQLVKPGTLKEGQRLVGVAETCA